A section of the Platichthys flesus chromosome 22, fPlaFle2.1, whole genome shotgun sequence genome encodes:
- the LOC133933552 gene encoding histone H2B-like, whose amino-acid sequence MPDVAKPAPKKGSKKAVAKAPGKGGKKRRKSRKESYAIYVYKVLKQVHPDTGISSKAMGIMNSFVSDIFERIAGEASRLAHYNKRSTITSREIQTAVRLLLPGELAKHAVSEGTKAVTKYTSSK is encoded by the coding sequence ATGCCTGACGTAGCGAAGCCCGCGCCCAAGAAGGGCTCCAAGAAAGCGGTGGCGAAGGCCCCCGGTAAgggcggaaagaagaggagaaagtccaggaaggagagctacgccatctacgtgtacaaggtgctgaagcaggtccaccccgacactgggatctcctccaaggccatgggcatcatgaactccttcgtgagcgacatcttcgagcgcatcgccggtgaggcctctcgtctggctcactacaacaagcgctccaccatcacctccagggagattcagaccgccgtccgcctgctgctgcccggggagCTGGCTAAACACGCCGTGTCTGAGGGCACCAAGGCCGTGACCAAATACACCAGTTCCAAGTAA
- the LOC133933476 gene encoding histone H3, which produces MARTKQTARKSTGGKAPRKQLATKAARKSAPATGGVKKPHRYRPGTVALREIRRYQKSTELLIRKLPFQRLVREIAQDFKTDLRFQSSAVMALQEASEAYLVGLFEDTNLCAIHAKRVTIMPKDIQLARRIRGERA; this is translated from the coding sequence atggcaagaaccaagcagaccgcccgtaaatccaccggaggcaaagcccccaggaagcagctggccaccaaggctgcgcgtaagagcgccccggccaccggcggcgtgaagaagcctcaccgttacaggcccggtaccgtggctctgagagagatccgtcgctaccagaaatcgacggagctgctgatccgcaagctgcccttccagcgcctggtgagagaaatcgctcaggacttcaagaccgacctgcgcttccagagctccgctgtcatggctctgcaggaggccagcgaggcctacctggtcggcctgtttgaggacaccaacctgtgcgccatccacgccaagagggttaccatcatgcccaaggacatccagctggcccgccgcatccgcggagagagagcttaa
- the LOC133933504 gene encoding histone H2A-like, which translates to MSGRGKTGGKARAKAKTRSSRAGLQFPVGRVHRLLRKGNYAHRVGAGAPVYLAAVLEYLTAEILELAGNAARDNKKSRIIPRHLQLAVRNDEELNKLLGGVTIAQGGVLPNIQAVLLPKKTEKAPKSK; encoded by the coding sequence ATGTCAGGCAGAGGCAAAACCGGCGGAAAGGCCAGAGCGAAGGCAAAGACTCGCTCTTCCCGCGCtgggctccagttccccgtcggtcgtgttcacagactgctgcgtaaaggcaactacgcacatcgcgttggtgccggcgcccccgtctacctggcggctgtgctggagtacctcaccgctgagatcctggagctggctggaaacgccgcccgcgacaacaagaagagccgtattatcccccgccacctgcagctggccgtccgcaacgacgaggagctcaacaaactcctgggcggagtgaccatcgctcagggcggcgtgctgcccaacatccaggctgttcttctgcccaagaagaccgagaaggcccccaagtccaagtaa
- the LOC133933445 gene encoding uncharacterized protein LOC133933445 isoform X1 has translation MAAEPSEMILRVIEADRVIKLKLSSRPSSVDQLINILKHKLELDNDFSLHYEDPDFDGKLTSLVDINELPQKAVLHISLSNDSSSVASTETLSDVSTPERLSRWPSGPFPIPSFSFVVEVMLTEGNREFEKNGTPLRLARDQKHDILEQLASTIYGFKAYPSDKELAKAAEALVAKHPCLKEAGSDTGWNGWKNSIKFKMGNYRTKMRRVGCKEVTVNAGKRSRRNPDNEPSHTNIKRPKRAEVNFLPNFPKGEDSSSLEHLRDLIVEELKKTERNLPLISKMMQTTFALRRQTIVMSCPPVKQLLDLWPALRMQSEVFAEFQRITNQNLSNTFYAELDRHIPRLMALFRQKASRTGKNADALAEIFKVHDEQVLHDIHSRRTTVLHALPVYLREDTSGFFQTCVDGLDEPGFGDASVALLTTLSDNSMSRVHYQPEKISVVLEGEVVATLPRLADAFLVMFGLTYALHLSYPKGLTNTFEFAQKILLGLEECKLSPRLQSLKNDLMGQV, from the exons ATGGCAGCTGAACCTTCAGAAATGATCCTCCGTGTCATTGAGGCAGACCGTgttataaaattaaaactcagCTCCCGGCCTAGCTCTGTTGACCAACTAATCAACATTTTGAAACACAAACTAGAATTGGACAATGACTTTAGCTTACACTATgaagatccagattttgatgggAAACTCACTTCACTAGTGGACATTAACGAGTTGCCACAAAAAGCTGTTCTTCATATTTCCCTTTCAAATGATTCCAGCTCTGTTGCATCAACTGAAACACTCTCAGACGTGTCAACACCGGAACGTCTTAGCAGATGGCCTTCAGGTCCTTTTCCGATTccatcattttcatttgttgttgagGTAATGCTTACAGAAGGCAATAGGGAATTTGAGAAAAATGGAACCCCTCTTCGGCTGGCTAGAGACCAAAAGCATGACATTCTTGAGCAACTTGCTTCTACTATATATGGTTTTAAGGCTTACCCAAGTGACAAAGAGTTAGCTAAGGCAGCTGAAGCTCTTGTGGCCAAACATCCATGTTTAAAGGAAGCAGGATCTGACACTGGATGGAATGGCTGGAAAAACAGCATCAAGTTTAAAATGGGTAACTACAGGACCAAGATGAGAAGGGTCGGCTGTAAAGAGGTCACCGTAAATGCTGGAAAGAGAAGCCGAAGAAACCCTGACAATGAACCTTCACACACTAACATCAAAAGGCCCAAGCGGGCAGAAGTTAACTTTCTGCCAAACTTTCCCAAAGGAGAAGATTCCTCAAGTCTCGAACATTTGAGGGATCTTATTGTTGAAGAATTAAAGAAGACTGAGAGAAACCTTCCTCTCATTAGTAAGATGATGCAGACCACATTTGCCTTGCGGCGACAGACAATAGTGATGTCCTGCCCACCAGTGAAACAGCTCTTGGACCTGTGGCCTGCTCTTCGCATGCAGTCTGAG GTGTTTGCAGAGTTCCAGCGGATAACTAACCAGAACCTGTCTAACACATTCTATGCCGAACTTGATCGCCACATTCCTCGTTTGATGGCTTTATTCCGACAAAAGGCTTCTAGAACTGGAAAGAATGCAGATGCTTTGGCTGAAATTTTCAAAGTCCATGATGAACAg GTATTACATGATATCCACTCAAGGCGTACCACTGTTCTCCATGCCCTTCCTGTGTATCTGCGTGAAGATACCTCCGGATTTTTCCAAACATGTGTG GATGGTTTGGATGAGCCAGGTTTTGGGGATGCGTCAGTTGCTCTCCTTACAACACTCAGCGACAATTCAATGAGTCGAGTTCACTACCAACCAGAGAAAATCTCAGTTGTCCTAGAGGGTGAAGTGGTGGCCACCCTCCCGAGACTCGCTGATGCCTTTCTGGTAATGTTCGGCCTTACCTATGCACTACATCTCAGCTATCCCAAAGGACTGACCAACACCTTCGAATTTGCTCAGAAAATTTTACTTGGTCTGGAAGAATGTAAATTGTCACCCAGACTGCAGTCGCTGAAGAATGACTTGATGGGACAAGTGTAG
- the LOC133933445 gene encoding uncharacterized protein LOC133933445 isoform X2 — MALFRQKASRTGKNADALAEIFKVHDEQVLHDIHSRRTTVLHALPVYLREDTSGFFQTCVDGLDEPGFGDASVALLTTLSDNSMSRVHYQPEKISVVLEGEVVATLPRLADAFLVMFGLTYALHLSYPKGLTNTFEFAQKILLGLEECKLSPRLQSLKNDLMGQV, encoded by the exons ATGGCTTTATTCCGACAAAAGGCTTCTAGAACTGGAAAGAATGCAGATGCTTTGGCTGAAATTTTCAAAGTCCATGATGAACAg GTATTACATGATATCCACTCAAGGCGTACCACTGTTCTCCATGCCCTTCCTGTGTATCTGCGTGAAGATACCTCCGGATTTTTCCAAACATGTGTG GATGGTTTGGATGAGCCAGGTTTTGGGGATGCGTCAGTTGCTCTCCTTACAACACTCAGCGACAATTCAATGAGTCGAGTTCACTACCAACCAGAGAAAATCTCAGTTGTCCTAGAGGGTGAAGTGGTGGCCACCCTCCCGAGACTCGCTGATGCCTTTCTGGTAATGTTCGGCCTTACCTATGCACTACATCTCAGCTATCCCAAAGGACTGACCAACACCTTCGAATTTGCTCAGAAAATTTTACTTGGTCTGGAAGAATGTAAATTGTCACCCAGACTGCAGTCGCTGAAGAATGACTTGATGGGACAAGTGTAG